One Paraburkholderia agricolaris genomic region harbors:
- a CDS encoding NADP(H)-dependent aldo-keto reductase has product MEYRRLGDSDVKVSLIGLGTMTWGEQNTEQEAHAQIDYALDHGVNLIDAAEMYPVPPRPETQGSTERYIGTWIAQHRGAREKIVLATKIAGPARQPHNPRHIRGEGNQFDRKNLTEALNGSLERLQTDYVDLYQLHWPDRSTMTFGRPAYPWVDDAYTVPIEETLSVLAEFVKAGKIRHIGVSNETPWGVAQFLRAAEKLGLPRIVSIQNPYSLLNRTYEAGLSEYAHRDNIGLLAYSPLAFGWLSGKYEGGARPAGARISLFERFQRYSKPQAVQATTRYVELAKRHGLSPAQFALAFVNSRPFLTSNLIGATSLDQLKENIASADVKLSPEALAEIDKLHELQPNPAP; this is encoded by the coding sequence ATGGAATACCGCAGACTCGGCGACTCGGATGTGAAGGTTAGCCTGATCGGTCTCGGCACCATGACGTGGGGCGAGCAGAACACCGAGCAGGAAGCGCACGCACAGATCGATTACGCGCTCGACCATGGCGTCAATCTGATCGATGCCGCGGAAATGTACCCGGTGCCGCCGCGCCCCGAGACGCAAGGTTCGACCGAGCGCTATATCGGCACGTGGATCGCGCAGCATCGCGGCGCGCGCGAGAAGATCGTGCTGGCCACCAAGATCGCCGGCCCGGCGCGTCAGCCGCACAACCCGCGCCATATTCGCGGCGAGGGCAACCAGTTCGACCGCAAGAATCTGACCGAAGCGCTGAACGGCAGCCTTGAGCGTCTGCAAACGGACTACGTCGATCTGTACCAGTTGCACTGGCCGGATCGCAGCACGATGACATTTGGCCGTCCCGCCTATCCGTGGGTCGACGACGCGTATACGGTGCCGATCGAAGAAACCCTCTCGGTGCTCGCCGAGTTCGTCAAGGCAGGCAAGATTCGCCATATCGGCGTGTCGAACGAAACGCCCTGGGGTGTCGCGCAGTTTCTGCGCGCGGCCGAAAAGCTCGGTTTGCCGCGCATTGTCAGCATCCAGAATCCGTATAGCCTGTTGAACCGCACGTACGAAGCGGGTCTGTCCGAGTATGCGCATCGCGACAATATCGGCCTGCTGGCGTATTCGCCGCTGGCCTTTGGCTGGCTGTCGGGCAAGTATGAAGGCGGCGCGCGTCCGGCGGGCGCCCGCATTTCGCTGTTCGAGCGCTTTCAGCGTTACAGCAAGCCGCAAGCGGTCCAGGCCACCACGCGCTATGTGGAGCTGGCGAAGCGTCATGGCCTGTCGCCCGCGCAGTTCGCGCTGGCCTTCGTCAATAGCCGGCCGTTCCTGACGAGCAATCTGATTGGCGCGACGTCGCTCGATCAACTGAAGGAAAATATCGCCAGCGCCGACGTGAAACTTTCGCCGGAAGCGCTCGCGGAGATCGACAAGCTGCATGAACTGCAGCCCAATCCTGCGCCTTGA
- a CDS encoding DUF3820 family protein, with amino-acid sequence MNPEHLELLVTRVMPYGKYKGRLIADLPGHYLNWFASQGFPPGEIGRLLALMHEIDHNGLSSLIEPLRKR; translated from the coding sequence ATGAATCCCGAACACCTCGAACTGCTGGTCACGCGAGTGATGCCGTACGGAAAATACAAAGGCCGGCTGATCGCGGATCTGCCCGGCCACTATCTGAACTGGTTTGCGAGTCAGGGCTTTCCACCGGGAGAAATCGGCCGTCTGCTGGCCTTGATGCACGAGATCGACCACAACGGTTTGTCGTCGCTGATCGAGCCTTTACGCAAGCGCTGA
- a CDS encoding trimeric intracellular cation channel family protein, which translates to MPTLSIRKITPNVEALVLAADLAGTVVFAIEGALSAMRGGLDLLGVMVISFVAALGGGVIRDLLIGDSPPNAIRDWRYPALTFATGLLTFVFHSTVQQFPAGLITVLDAAGLALFAVAGVEKALLFGIRPFIAMLMGTVTGVGGGVIRDVLMARVPLVLHADIYATAAFAGAFVVVVARRAGLPPGVAALAGGAACFILRVLAVTYGWHLPKASLSALA; encoded by the coding sequence ATGCCGACATTGTCGATAAGAAAAATAACGCCGAACGTCGAAGCGCTGGTTCTGGCCGCCGATCTGGCCGGCACGGTTGTCTTCGCGATCGAGGGCGCGCTCAGCGCGATGCGCGGCGGTCTCGATCTGCTGGGTGTGATGGTGATCTCGTTTGTCGCGGCGCTTGGCGGCGGGGTGATCCGCGATCTGTTGATCGGCGATTCACCGCCTAACGCGATACGCGACTGGCGTTACCCGGCGTTGACGTTCGCCACCGGGCTGCTCACCTTCGTTTTCCATTCCACTGTCCAGCAATTTCCTGCCGGGCTGATCACCGTGCTCGATGCAGCCGGCCTCGCGCTGTTTGCCGTGGCGGGTGTCGAGAAAGCGCTGCTATTCGGAATCCGCCCGTTTATCGCGATGCTGATGGGTACCGTCACAGGCGTGGGCGGCGGTGTGATCCGCGACGTGCTGATGGCGCGCGTGCCGCTCGTGCTGCATGCCGACATCTATGCGACCGCGGCCTTCGCGGGTGCTTTCGTCGTGGTGGTGGCGCGGCGCGCCGGCTTGCCGCCTGGCGTCGCGGCCCTGGCCGGCGGCGCCGCGTGCTTCATCTTGCGCGTGCTTGCCGTCACCTACGGCTGGCATCTGCCGAAGGCGTCGCTCTCAGCGCTTGCGTAA
- the cysC gene encoding adenylyl-sulfate kinase, producing MSTTRGAVIWMTGLSGAGKSTLADALHQRLKAAGHASIVLDGDVLRRGLTAGLGFTPEDRTENLRRVAHVAALFMQQGFIAMAAVISPEHEHRRMAREIVGEGFVEVFVNAPLTVCEARDVKGLYARARRGEIPNFTGISGPYDVPLDPDLMIETDRVSIDEAVDRLLVHLVAMGCLTRESGLGRPRLAK from the coding sequence ATGAGCACAACCCGCGGAGCCGTCATATGGATGACCGGTCTGTCCGGCGCCGGTAAATCGACCTTGGCCGACGCGTTGCACCAGCGTCTGAAAGCAGCGGGGCATGCCTCGATCGTGCTCGACGGCGACGTGCTGCGGCGCGGCCTGACCGCCGGCCTCGGCTTCACCCCCGAAGACCGCACCGAAAATCTGCGGCGGGTCGCGCACGTCGCGGCGCTGTTCATGCAACAGGGTTTCATCGCGATGGCCGCGGTGATTTCGCCTGAGCATGAGCATCGGCGCATGGCTCGCGAGATCGTGGGCGAGGGGTTCGTCGAAGTGTTCGTGAATGCGCCGCTGACGGTGTGCGAGGCACGCGATGTCAAAGGCCTCTACGCGCGTGCGCGGCGTGGCGAGATTCCCAATTTCACCGGCATTTCCGGGCCGTACGATGTGCCGCTCGATCCCGATCTGATGATCGAAACCGATCGGGTGTCGATCGACGAGGCGGTAGACCGCCTGCTCGTGCATCTGGTCGCCATGGGTTGCCTGACGAGAGAGAGCGGGCTTGGCCGGCCGCGCCTCGCGAAATAA
- a CDS encoding tetratricopeptide repeat-containing sulfotransferase family protein, translated as MKHDPQPATAPEWCAEGDACVARGELQAALHCFEAARALDPANGAVNERLAGTLAVLNRFSEAVVRYHEAIALDPLNTNLRHGLGWSLEQMHRLEQAVDAYREAVRLNPQADGSYNNMGNCLQALGRFDESHEAYRHAIEAAPQVPLYYRNFVQSKRLSADDPVFAALERFAGKLASLTPANQAELHFAYGQALSDLGRNNASFDHFLKGNALHRAGVRYDEAAALGLFAHLPELLTAEVLAAKHGLGDPSAAPIFIVGMPRSGSTLIEQILASHPQVLGMGERTDFGEALVNCIGRDLNDPLRIDIEALQGVGAAQLRTLGADYLRRMHAPQLEMQGSAPGCTRFTDKYPFNFINVGLIHLALPNARFIHSSRSPLQSCLSIFSRIFHDVPFSYDLGELGRYYRAYDALMAHWQRVLPEGTMIEVKYEELVEDLEGNVRRLLAHCGLDWDERCLSFHQTERQVNTASAAQVRRPLYKTSVRRWQPRQALLQPLFDGLGPDLAPADSFGAPVANAEAPATDMERKS; from the coding sequence ATGAAGCACGATCCACAGCCTGCGACTGCCCCGGAATGGTGCGCCGAAGGCGACGCATGCGTCGCTCGCGGCGAACTCCAGGCGGCACTCCACTGTTTCGAAGCGGCGCGCGCGCTCGATCCCGCCAACGGCGCCGTCAATGAGCGCCTTGCGGGGACGCTCGCCGTGCTGAACCGCTTTTCCGAAGCCGTGGTCCGCTATCACGAGGCCATTGCGCTCGATCCGCTGAACACCAATTTACGTCACGGGCTCGGCTGGTCGCTCGAGCAGATGCACCGGCTCGAGCAGGCCGTCGACGCCTACCGCGAAGCCGTGCGGCTGAATCCGCAAGCCGACGGTTCGTACAACAACATGGGCAACTGCCTGCAGGCGCTCGGCCGTTTTGACGAATCGCACGAAGCCTATCGCCACGCGATCGAAGCCGCTCCGCAGGTGCCGCTGTACTACCGCAACTTCGTGCAATCCAAGCGCCTGAGCGCCGACGATCCGGTGTTCGCCGCGCTCGAGCGGTTCGCCGGCAAGCTTGCTTCGCTCACGCCGGCCAATCAGGCGGAACTGCACTTCGCGTATGGTCAGGCGCTGTCCGATCTGGGCCGCAACAATGCGTCGTTCGATCATTTCCTGAAAGGGAACGCCTTGCACCGCGCCGGCGTGCGTTATGACGAAGCGGCGGCGCTCGGTCTGTTCGCGCATTTGCCCGAGCTCCTGACTGCGGAGGTGCTGGCGGCCAAACACGGGCTGGGCGATCCGTCGGCCGCGCCGATTTTTATTGTCGGTATGCCGCGCTCGGGTTCCACCCTGATCGAACAGATTCTCGCGAGCCATCCGCAGGTTCTCGGCATGGGCGAGCGTACGGACTTCGGCGAGGCGCTGGTGAATTGCATCGGCCGCGATTTAAACGACCCGTTGCGTATCGATATCGAAGCATTGCAGGGCGTCGGGGCCGCACAATTGCGCACGCTCGGCGCCGACTATTTGCGCCGCATGCACGCGCCGCAACTGGAAATGCAAGGCTCGGCACCGGGCTGCACGCGCTTCACCGACAAGTATCCATTCAATTTCATCAACGTCGGCTTGATCCATCTGGCATTGCCGAACGCGCGCTTCATTCACAGCAGCCGTTCACCGTTGCAAAGTTGTCTGTCGATTTTTTCACGAATTTTTCACGACGTACCGTTTAGCTACGATCTCGGTGAACTGGGCCGCTACTACCGCGCCTACGACGCGCTGATGGCGCATTGGCAACGCGTATTACCCGAAGGCACGATGATCGAAGTCAAATACGAAGAGCTGGTCGAGGACCTCGAAGGCAATGTCCGGCGTTTGCTTGCGCATTGCGGACTCGACTGGGACGAGCGCTGCCTGTCGTTTCACCAGACCGAGCGGCAGGTCAACACGGCAAGCGCGGCGCAGGTGCGCCGCCCGCTCTACAAGACCTCGGTGCGGCGCTGGCAGCCGCGCCAGGCGTTGCTGCAACCCTTGTTTGACGGTTTGGGACCGGACCTGGCGCCGGCCGACAGCTTCGGCGCGCCGGTGGCGAATGCCGAGGCACCGGCAACAGATATGGAGCGTAAGTCATGA
- a CDS encoding cyclic peptide export ABC transporter: MTPTTTTPAADSKQGLSHELIRLLRPFWRVTLFATLMGGIGGLSTAWLLATINDGLHAPGGASGRTIALFVVLCLVTLAGRAAAGVGNSMIGQQIIAALRKDISARIVCAPISAIERYKVHRLIATLNGDVDTVSAFTFNFSGFAIAFAIVVGCIVYMLVLSPLLFVLAAVAIALGMLFNRNASRRWTRHYEGVRGAQDELQKQYRAITEGAKELRLNRDRRERVYGAQLSGAADTIADLKTRAMRVFWATDAASSTLFFAVIGVLLVAQYRLGVDPRVISGFVIVLLYVRGPVDQLASALPALGQAQVSFRRIADLTSQFTSREPYLLDDREGPAQERLTMREDITLRAASYTYASNGEVVPFSLGPVDLTIRRGETLFIVGENGCGKTTLVKLLLGLYSPSAGQLLLDGAPVPAERIDAYRQMFSAVFSDYYLFDDLVARDPEMIARAQKWLEHLEIAHKVKVSDGVFSTIDLSAGQRKRLALVHAMLEERPVMMFDEWAADQDPTFRRVFYNEFLPELKRQGKTLIVISHDDRFFDTADRVIRLSSGKIVETTTKIEVAREG; this comes from the coding sequence ATGACACCCACCACCACGACCCCCGCGGCTGATTCGAAACAGGGTCTTTCGCACGAGCTGATCCGCCTGCTGCGCCCGTTCTGGCGCGTAACGCTGTTTGCAACCCTGATGGGCGGCATCGGCGGCCTGTCCACCGCGTGGCTGCTGGCAACCATCAATGACGGCCTGCATGCGCCGGGTGGCGCGAGCGGGCGCACCATCGCACTGTTCGTCGTGCTCTGTCTCGTCACGCTGGCAGGGCGCGCGGCGGCCGGAGTCGGCAACAGCATGATCGGGCAGCAGATCATTGCCGCGCTGCGTAAGGACATTTCCGCGCGGATCGTCTGCGCGCCGATTTCGGCAATCGAGCGCTACAAGGTGCATCGGCTGATCGCGACGCTGAATGGCGATGTCGATACCGTCAGCGCATTCACGTTCAACTTCTCCGGATTCGCGATTGCGTTCGCGATCGTGGTCGGCTGCATCGTCTATATGCTGGTGCTCTCGCCGCTGCTGTTCGTGCTCGCGGCAGTCGCGATCGCGCTCGGGATGCTCTTCAACCGCAATGCATCGCGCCGCTGGACGCGCCATTACGAAGGCGTGCGAGGCGCACAGGACGAATTGCAGAAGCAGTACCGCGCGATCACCGAAGGCGCGAAGGAACTGCGTCTGAATCGCGATCGGCGCGAGCGGGTGTACGGCGCGCAATTGTCCGGTGCGGCCGACACGATCGCCGATCTGAAGACGCGTGCGATGCGGGTATTCTGGGCCACCGACGCGGCCAGTTCGACGCTGTTTTTTGCGGTGATCGGCGTGCTGCTGGTGGCGCAATACCGGCTCGGAGTCGATCCGCGAGTGATCAGCGGCTTCGTGATCGTGCTGCTGTACGTGCGCGGCCCGGTCGACCAGCTTGCAAGCGCATTGCCCGCGCTCGGTCAGGCGCAGGTGTCGTTCCGGCGGATCGCCGATCTGACCTCGCAATTCACGAGCCGCGAGCCGTATCTGCTCGATGACAGGGAAGGGCCGGCACAGGAACGTCTGACGATGCGTGAGGACATCACGTTGCGCGCGGCGAGCTATACGTATGCGTCGAATGGCGAGGTCGTGCCGTTCAGTCTCGGCCCGGTCGATCTGACGATCCGGCGCGGCGAGACGTTGTTTATCGTCGGCGAAAACGGCTGCGGCAAGACCACGCTGGTCAAGCTGCTGCTCGGTTTGTACAGCCCGAGCGCCGGTCAGTTGCTGCTCGACGGCGCACCGGTTCCGGCCGAACGGATCGACGCTTACCGGCAGATGTTTTCCGCGGTGTTCTCTGACTATTACCTGTTCGACGACCTGGTTGCGCGCGATCCGGAAATGATCGCGCGCGCCCAGAAGTGGCTCGAACATCTGGAGATCGCGCACAAGGTGAAGGTCAGCGACGGCGTGTTTTCGACGATCGATCTGTCGGCGGGGCAGCGCAAACGGCTCGCGCTCGTGCATGCGATGCTCGAAGAACGGCCGGTGATGATGTTCGACGAATGGGCGGCCGATCAGGACCCGACCTTCCGTCGCGTGTTTTACAACGAGTTCCTGCCTGAGCTGAAGCGGCAGGGCAAGACGCTGATCGTGATCTCGCACGACGACCGGTTCTTCGATACGGCGGACCGGGTGATCCGGCTGTCAAGCGGCAAGATCGTTGAAACGACAACGAAGATCGAGGTGGCGCGGGAGGGATGA
- a CDS encoding ATP-binding cassette domain-containing protein produces MTRPANGVPWPVSRAQAGDAPDGASLAIAGSNGSNGTHNAPEMPIFELRDVTFALPERTLLRSLSLTLPARRVIGLIGHNGSGKSTLIKILARQQPASDGQILFEGKPLDQWPTRAFAQKLAYLPQHTPSAAGILVRELVAFGRYPWRGALGRFTDADRAKVEEAMALTDVTGFADRLVDTLSGGERQRVWLAMLIAQDADYLLLDEPISALDVAHQVEVLSLVQRLSTERGIGIIVVLHDVNMAARYCDEIVALHGGRLIAQGTPEEILTPAQLQAIYGISMGVMRHPDTGEPVSYVR; encoded by the coding sequence ATGACCCGACCCGCGAATGGGGTTCCGTGGCCCGTGTCCCGCGCGCAAGCGGGCGACGCGCCCGACGGCGCGAGCCTGGCCATTGCCGGTTCGAACGGTTCGAACGGTACGCACAACGCGCCCGAAATGCCGATTTTCGAGTTGCGCGACGTGACGTTCGCGTTGCCGGAGCGCACCTTGCTGCGTTCGCTGAGCTTGACGCTGCCCGCGCGGCGCGTGATCGGGCTGATCGGCCATAACGGTTCCGGCAAGTCCACGTTGATCAAGATTCTCGCGCGGCAGCAGCCGGCCAGCGACGGCCAGATCCTGTTCGAAGGCAAGCCGCTCGATCAATGGCCGACCCGCGCCTTCGCGCAGAAACTGGCGTATCTGCCGCAGCACACGCCGTCGGCCGCGGGGATTCTGGTACGCGAACTGGTTGCGTTCGGCCGCTATCCGTGGCGCGGCGCGCTGGGCCGCTTTACCGACGCCGACCGCGCGAAAGTCGAGGAGGCGATGGCGCTCACCGACGTGACCGGTTTCGCCGACCGGCTGGTCGATACGCTGTCCGGTGGCGAGCGCCAGCGTGTCTGGCTGGCGATGCTGATCGCGCAGGACGCCGACTATCTGTTGCTCGACGAACCGATCTCCGCGCTCGACGTCGCGCATCAGGTCGAGGTGTTGTCGCTGGTGCAGCGGCTGTCGACCGAGCGCGGCATCGGCATCATCGTCGTGCTGCACGACGTCAATATGGCCGCCCGCTATTGCGATGAAATCGTCGCGCTGCACGGTGGCAGGCTGATCGCGCAAGGCACGCCGGAAGAGATCCTGACGCCCGCGCAATTACAGGCGATCTACGGCATTTCAATGGGCGTGATGCGCCACCCCGACACCGGCGAGCCGGTGAGTTACGTACGTTGA
- the fhuB gene encoding Fe(3+)-hydroxamate ABC transporter permease FhuB, whose protein sequence is MTPGLALARRTRGSLAHPWLMAAGLGGVALAATLWLLSLQLPSASWGTLWHLADASSDDLSLIALRYATLPRLAVALASGAALALAGAIFQHVLRNPLAEPTTLGVSAGASVSLSVVSLWFPDLLIHGREWVALVGALVSVGVVMAVSWSRAFSPLSMILGGLLVTLCTGAFTSVLALFFGQSLVSVFIWQSGMLNQNGWAVAQYLVARLAVVAALVALMTNALAVLELGDESARSVGLPLRTIRAGALLIASMLSALVVSAVGVIGFIGLAGPVLARLAGARTLRQRLVWSPVIGACLLWLADEGAQLAGRVFVEIPTGAVTALFGAPLLLLMLPLLKDAALQPAPSSYGASAPRRFHAGWLVLAALALVVLATLAVDFNRGLSGWRLLPWADVQPLLTLRAPRVAAALAAGVMLAVAGVVIQRLTANPMASPEVLGISSGASLALIALLFIAPSAGQAVRVLTGAAGALATLLVMFALARKSTFSPERLVLVGIAVATVTGSVVSVLLTSGDPRMPILQAWMAGSTYRVQSADALAACVVAVTSAGLLPFAARSLEILSLGEQSARAVGVSVSTVRMALLGLCALATAAATLIVGPVSFVGLMAPHMARLLGLRRAVPQALAGALIGAALMVLADWLGRNLLFPNQVPAGLLVAFIGGPYFLILMWKQKS, encoded by the coding sequence GTGACGCCCGGTCTTGCGCTCGCGCGGCGCACCCGGGGCTCGCTTGCGCATCCGTGGCTGATGGCGGCCGGCTTAGGCGGTGTCGCGCTGGCCGCGACGCTCTGGCTGCTGAGCCTGCAACTGCCGTCCGCGTCGTGGGGAACGCTGTGGCATCTCGCCGATGCGTCGTCCGACGATCTCTCGCTGATCGCGCTGCGTTACGCAACATTGCCGCGGCTGGCCGTCGCGCTGGCGAGCGGCGCGGCGCTCGCGCTGGCCGGCGCGATCTTTCAGCATGTGCTGCGCAATCCGCTCGCGGAGCCGACCACGCTCGGCGTGTCGGCGGGCGCGAGCGTGTCGCTGTCGGTGGTCTCGTTGTGGTTTCCGGATCTGTTGATACACGGCCGTGAATGGGTCGCGCTGGTGGGTGCGCTGGTGAGCGTCGGCGTCGTCATGGCGGTGTCGTGGAGCCGCGCCTTCTCGCCCTTGAGCATGATCCTCGGCGGCTTGCTGGTTACGCTGTGCACCGGTGCGTTTACGTCGGTGCTGGCACTGTTTTTCGGGCAGAGCCTCGTGTCGGTGTTCATCTGGCAGAGCGGCATGCTGAATCAGAACGGCTGGGCGGTCGCGCAGTATCTGGTGGCACGGCTCGCGGTGGTCGCGGCGCTCGTCGCGCTAATGACGAACGCGCTCGCCGTGCTCGAACTCGGCGACGAAAGTGCCCGCAGCGTGGGCTTGCCGTTGCGCACGATCCGCGCAGGCGCGTTGCTGATCGCCTCCATGCTGAGCGCGCTGGTGGTGAGCGCGGTCGGCGTGATCGGCTTTATCGGGCTGGCCGGTCCGGTGCTCGCGCGGCTCGCGGGAGCCCGCACGCTGCGGCAGCGGCTGGTCTGGTCGCCGGTGATCGGCGCATGCCTGCTGTGGCTCGCTGACGAAGGCGCGCAACTCGCCGGCCGCGTGTTCGTGGAGATTCCAACCGGTGCGGTGACGGCACTGTTCGGTGCACCGCTGCTGTTGCTGATGTTGCCGCTCCTGAAAGACGCCGCGTTGCAACCCGCGCCGAGCTCTTATGGGGCGTCGGCGCCGCGCCGGTTTCACGCGGGCTGGCTCGTGCTGGCGGCGCTTGCGCTGGTCGTTCTCGCTACGCTGGCGGTCGATTTCAATCGCGGCCTGTCGGGCTGGCGGCTGTTGCCGTGGGCCGACGTGCAGCCGTTGCTGACGCTGCGCGCGCCGCGCGTGGCGGCTGCGCTGGCGGCCGGCGTGATGCTGGCGGTCGCGGGTGTCGTGATCCAGCGGCTGACCGCGAATCCGATGGCGAGCCCCGAAGTGCTGGGCATTTCGTCGGGCGCGTCGCTGGCGTTGATCGCGCTGCTCTTTATCGCGCCGTCGGCGGGGCAGGCGGTGCGCGTCCTGACCGGCGCGGCCGGCGCGCTGGCGACGTTGCTGGTGATGTTTGCGCTCGCGCGCAAAAGCACGTTCTCACCGGAGCGCCTCGTGCTGGTCGGCATCGCGGTGGCGACCGTGACCGGCAGCGTCGTGTCGGTACTGCTGACGAGCGGCGATCCACGCATGCCGATCCTGCAGGCGTGGATGGCGGGCTCGACCTATCGCGTGCAAAGCGCCGACGCGCTGGCGGCCTGCGTGGTTGCCGTGACCAGCGCCGGCTTGCTGCCGTTCGCGGCGCGCTCTCTCGAGATTCTGTCGCTCGGCGAGCAGTCGGCGCGGGCGGTCGGCGTATCGGTATCCACGGTGCGGATGGCCTTGCTCGGCTTGTGCGCGCTGGCTACCGCGGCGGCCACCCTGATTGTCGGGCCGGTGTCGTTCGTGGGGCTGATGGCGCCGCATATGGCGCGGCTGCTCGGTTTGCGCCGCGCGGTGCCGCAAGCGCTCGCGGGCGCCCTGATCGGGGCCGCGCTGATGGTGCTGGCCGACTGGCTCGGCCGCAACCTGCTGTTCCCGAATCAGGTGCCGGCCGGTTTGCTGGTTGCATTCATCGGCGGCCCGTATTTTCTGATTCTGATGTGGAAGCAAAAATCATGA
- a CDS encoding ABC transporter substrate-binding protein produces the protein MTTRRGFLGALTVPLMMPVAGALTFTPATAHASTHAVAGFANGPRVATPDRPGTETLLALDVKPVAAGALDVYATMGGFPPLPDGIVDCGYPAEPNLEVLRELKTSLIVIETMSASLRGLLERIAPVFVLDIYSGAGHANIVERSSAEMMRLARVIGREREGAAYIAQLGAHFAELKTKLGGDSVEVAKPPSRRPVFVTQLDTGGSNILIYAKNCVVSDVMQRLGFVNAWQGRTNGYGCAVVGVEQLAVAPQAELLYIDYGASTQAALNTLTESPVWSRLPMVREGRVNPIQPFDVFGSLPSARQFADHFAAALTARRSA, from the coding sequence ATGACGACGCGGCGAGGCTTTCTCGGCGCATTGACGGTGCCGTTGATGATGCCGGTCGCAGGCGCTCTGACTTTCACGCCCGCAACCGCGCACGCTTCCACGCATGCGGTTGCGGGATTCGCAAACGGGCCGCGTGTCGCGACCCCGGATCGGCCTGGCACCGAAACGCTGCTCGCGCTCGATGTAAAACCGGTGGCGGCCGGTGCGCTCGACGTGTACGCGACCATGGGCGGTTTTCCGCCTTTGCCCGACGGTATCGTCGATTGCGGTTATCCGGCGGAGCCGAACCTCGAAGTACTGCGCGAACTGAAGACCTCGCTGATCGTTATCGAAACGATGAGCGCGAGCTTGCGCGGTCTGCTGGAACGGATCGCACCCGTGTTCGTGCTCGACATCTATTCCGGCGCCGGCCACGCGAATATCGTCGAGCGCTCGAGCGCAGAAATGATGCGGCTCGCGCGGGTGATTGGACGCGAGCGTGAGGGGGCCGCCTATATCGCCCAGCTCGGCGCGCACTTCGCCGAACTGAAAACGAAGCTCGGCGGCGATTCGGTCGAGGTAGCGAAGCCTCCGTCACGCCGCCCTGTGTTCGTCACCCAGCTCGACACAGGCGGCAGCAATATTCTCATCTATGCAAAAAATTGCGTCGTGTCCGACGTGATGCAGCGACTCGGCTTCGTCAATGCATGGCAAGGCAGGACCAACGGCTACGGCTGCGCGGTGGTCGGCGTCGAGCAACTCGCCGTGGCGCCGCAGGCGGAACTGCTCTACATCGATTACGGTGCATCGACCCAGGCCGCGCTGAACACGCTGACCGAGAGCCCGGTGTGGAGCCGTTTGCCGATGGTTCGCGAGGGTCGCGTGAATCCGATCCAGCCATTCGACGTGTTCGGTTCGCTGCCAAGCGCACGCCAGTTCGCGGATCACTTCGCGGCGGCGCTCACCGCGCGGAGGTCCGCGTGA